The following are encoded in a window of Brevibacillus sp. DP1.3A genomic DNA:
- a CDS encoding pyridoxal phosphate-dependent aminotransferase: MEIRSSINFHDERFLMFVLDQMANELERNGGEAIRMTLGKSEMPLHPEIINSMQQALDSFEKYSLVYPGGLPELKDKLATHYKTKYDVSIKPENFVISVGTSTLFRNLFYLLLKEGDEVLLPLPYYSLYHFCALLVGAKVRYYKIDMDTLRLDVESFKENFTDKTKVVVINTPGNPLGNILTKEELYTIDSIVDGRAAIINDEIYANTYFDDECESVMQLKNTKSTFITTDAFSKAYRMYSRRVGYAIVPDELVQPLTVIQHHTLLTADPVVQFGAMAALDYQHEVDHLVQLYKGRRDYTIDAFQNVADVRALPARGSFYFTLDCEAFMKRKGISTSLELATQIFEATHVATVPGSDFGIPNTLRLSYSAAKYNEGINRLREFFTTT, translated from the coding sequence ATGGAAATCAGATCCTCAATTAATTTTCACGACGAACGCTTTTTGATGTTTGTACTGGACCAGATGGCAAATGAGCTTGAGAGAAACGGTGGAGAAGCGATCCGCATGACTCTTGGGAAGTCAGAAATGCCGCTGCATCCCGAAATTATCAATTCCATGCAACAGGCATTGGATAGCTTTGAAAAATATTCGCTTGTGTATCCAGGTGGGCTTCCGGAGCTGAAAGATAAGCTCGCGACCCACTATAAAACAAAATACGACGTGTCAATCAAACCGGAGAATTTCGTAATCAGTGTCGGTACCAGCACACTCTTCCGTAACCTGTTCTACCTCTTGCTTAAAGAGGGCGATGAAGTGTTGTTGCCACTTCCGTACTACTCGCTTTACCATTTCTGCGCGCTGCTAGTCGGTGCGAAAGTTCGTTACTACAAAATTGATATGGATACATTGAGACTTGATGTGGAGTCGTTTAAAGAGAATTTTACAGACAAGACGAAAGTGGTCGTGATCAACACGCCAGGCAACCCATTGGGAAATATTCTTACAAAAGAGGAATTGTATACGATCGACAGCATCGTAGACGGTCGTGCGGCTATTATCAATGACGAAATTTATGCGAATACCTACTTCGATGACGAGTGCGAATCCGTGATGCAGCTGAAAAATACCAAGTCTACGTTCATCACAACGGATGCATTCTCCAAAGCGTATCGGATGTATAGCAGACGTGTCGGATATGCGATCGTACCGGATGAGCTGGTGCAGCCACTGACGGTCATTCAGCACCATACACTGCTCACAGCTGACCCGGTTGTACAGTTCGGAGCAATGGCTGCGCTTGATTACCAGCATGAGGTTGATCATTTGGTCCAACTGTACAAAGGTCGTCGGGACTACACGATCGATGCTTTCCAAAATGTAGCGGATGTCCGTGCTCTGCCAGCGAGAGGCAGCTTCTACTTCACGCTTGATTGCGAAGCATTTATGAAGAGAAAAGGCATCAGCACCTCGCTTGAGTTGGCTACGCAAATTTTCGAGGCTACACATGTGGCAACCGTACCGGGTTCTGACTTTGGCATCCCGAATACACTGCGCCTCTCATACTCTGCCGCTAAGTATAACGAGGGAATTAACCGTTTGCGGGAATTTTTCACCACCACCTAA
- the edeN gene encoding edeine non-ribosomal peptide synthetase EdeN yields MNKIDKNNIADILPLSPTQEGMLFYYRLQKDSNLYFEQHRLTLRGKFQLELFTQAVTMAFEANEMLRTVFRWEGLQAPVQLILKQKTLEIPYFDWTELPSAARERKLSVLLLQDKQTPFTLELGNTIRIQVVRMELYRYEVIWSFHHILMDGWSSGILLREIFTAYGQLCSGLSPAIKQKAKYKEYLRFLKEASKEQSLSYWKDSLQGISSPTPLPYMRDRNEERRYSSYHLRLSQTLAETLEETSKRYRVTISTVLQTAWGILLQKYSDTRDALFEVAYAGRPAHLTGVEEIVGLFIKTYPLRVKRTETTTVKDLLGVMMEEQHQMAPHLYVPAVELKNCSEMDAQTPLAHSLFVFQNYPIDKTLAGLELDFELENITSHETTDYPMVLEVTPGDEWTVHINYQAWKFQAKEIERLALHYQSLLEQIAADPDQEIRDLTLLSDRERHEMIEEQMKVVPVPSNYCVHELIDQAAEKTPDAVALVQGKQTVTYKELQEQANRLSWALQKEVTDAGRPIVIMCDRSPEMIAALLAILKAGCYYVPLDPDLPKARIEQIVSQIQPVLIVTEGSYLELVADLQTKVFRLDEPACWAQELTQTPQRRAAPSSTAYAIFTSGSTGTPKGVRVKHDQLINALWWHIEFVGFGEQTRTLQIATLTFDASVVEIFCTLISGGTLCLLQRHENKSPQKLAAAIEGQQANVILVVPTMYHALLDHVADGSMDSIQKVLCTGEMLSSSLVERHAALLPQAQMYNLYGPTENSISASGYCVPRQGPFENPLPIGHPSYNVRVFLLDQDFHLLPKGVIGEMYVGGMGVTEGYIADEEKTRASYILTPYGRLYRTGDLACWTDEGHLQYFGRKDFQIKIRGNRVELEEIEAVLRRQPGVREAAVVAIQESKRDPYLVACLAAMHPIEEHVLREAVLTYLPDYMLPAFFVHLDALPRTQSGKVDKTALQRLDYTQYRTGKEEAPADELEQQLAQIWRELLAVEKISVHDHFFSLGGHSLKVAQLVTRLQKERKTDITIKDVFQNPTIRQLADRIRGRQPISYAPIDRVSKAERYRASSSQKRIFVMHGIEGESTSYNMSGVIAVNGHLDVSRVKSVFKEIIQRHEAFRTSFAVQDGEVYQYISDHVPFEIKTSHSDGRTLDELMEDFRQSFDLTKAPLLQVCLVEVTATQYYLLFNSHHIILDGISLNVLMEDFAKLYVGEELPTLPIQYKDYADWQWQKRGSEQWNQQEKYWMDTFSDRVPLMSFPLDYPRPSVKTFQGDHHTFFLTDSTYGDLHAFAKQNEVTVHAVLMSAYYVLLMKYTSQEDFVVGSLVAGRNHPDLERIVGVFINFLPIRNRPRADLVYTDFVQEVQRSLLLAYEHQEYPFEEIVARSAAGIQQMQNPLFDTMLIFHNQREQEVQFTVSHVQFEEVPHESKTSKLDFKLDITPLADQFRCVLEYDTQLFKAETMEGFADNYMRVLAALLKHPKQRLDDVDSVHHQTEKEGVMNRLHHVGVAVPELGPAQIMYGTLGFDASDSLHDPEQNVYLSMCMKPGCVPIELIAPVDETSPCVRLLEEKGTGPYHLCFSISNIDQFMKSLVDSGFKYDLVSAPKPAVLFNHRLVAFLFLETVGLVELVESENVTHDEWQSSDQRSAVRLLTPDAEKALSFFTFLGYRVHEKYLDRQSQASIITLGKARESSIQLVEPRMEHSQEQRELMKSGSGVYQIEDRVANLTERIDTLIACGIPVSFADGTGRDLQLTDAPYLLLTDGKSAAERPKPILGEFHSETTPIYSFVQERLLKQEQEDGIVAVRCFDIELRSKIELSYMQQAWQALVRRFPLLSPQGYSELIPLALCDLQEKSEAEATVWLRERLIAEQKRPFEDKAGSLVRIEWIKLAADRYRLIGSLHSSFSDWRGLGLLLEEWEALYQTIAEGHEPDEDEQPRYEAFAVWQKKMLYYGHLEAQRHEWLTAANPDSAQPFGTGGVAKRQVEQYIDPTGHADLLHVAAHSNQELGDILLASYLLLLRQVTQLPSLTLGVVVTNRTQAVLEQTLGNFDNIVPLTIDMQTISSFSQLLDQTKQVRDRMQMLALYPSEHWQATTHMEWPTLFVNQTIPFKAQSAVWNREVKRSVEPEMAGSPLVLQVAETSEGIHVVFTYDPSMLQTGYVESLSDRYVKILKMLAEKSKIK; encoded by the coding sequence ATGAACAAGATCGACAAAAACAATATAGCTGACATTTTGCCGTTAAGTCCAACGCAGGAGGGCATGCTGTTTTACTACCGACTCCAAAAGGATTCCAATCTGTATTTCGAACAGCATCGGCTAACCCTTCGTGGCAAGTTTCAGCTGGAGTTGTTTACGCAGGCAGTTACGATGGCGTTTGAGGCAAATGAAATGCTTCGTACGGTTTTTCGCTGGGAGGGGCTTCAAGCCCCTGTCCAGCTGATTCTCAAGCAAAAGACATTGGAGATTCCTTATTTCGATTGGACCGAGTTACCATCTGCAGCGAGGGAAAGAAAACTGTCTGTCTTGTTGTTACAGGACAAACAAACACCCTTCACGCTCGAGTTGGGCAATACCATTCGCATTCAAGTAGTACGGATGGAGTTGTATCGTTATGAAGTCATATGGTCATTTCATCACATTCTCATGGACGGATGGAGTTCCGGTATTCTCCTAAGAGAGATATTTACAGCATATGGACAATTATGCTCGGGGCTGTCCCCTGCGATTAAACAGAAAGCGAAATACAAGGAGTATCTGCGTTTTCTAAAAGAAGCATCGAAAGAACAATCGTTATCGTACTGGAAAGATTCCTTACAAGGAATTAGCTCGCCTACACCGCTTCCATATATGCGGGATCGTAACGAAGAGCGGCGATATTCTTCTTATCATCTCCGGCTCAGTCAAACACTTGCGGAGACATTGGAGGAAACATCCAAGCGTTACCGCGTGACAATCAGCACAGTGCTGCAAACCGCATGGGGTATTTTACTGCAAAAATACAGCGATACGCGTGATGCTCTTTTTGAAGTGGCGTACGCCGGACGTCCTGCCCATCTCACAGGAGTAGAGGAAATCGTCGGCCTCTTCATCAAGACGTATCCGCTCCGGGTCAAACGGACAGAAACGACTACAGTCAAAGATCTGCTGGGTGTCATGATGGAAGAACAGCACCAGATGGCCCCACATTTGTACGTGCCAGCAGTTGAGTTGAAAAACTGCTCAGAGATGGACGCACAAACACCTTTGGCGCACAGTTTGTTCGTTTTCCAAAACTATCCCATCGACAAGACGCTGGCCGGATTGGAACTTGACTTCGAGCTGGAGAATATCACTTCGCATGAAACAACCGATTATCCAATGGTGCTGGAAGTAACACCAGGTGATGAATGGACAGTCCATATCAACTACCAGGCATGGAAGTTTCAAGCGAAGGAAATCGAACGTCTGGCGCTTCATTATCAGAGCCTTCTCGAGCAGATTGCGGCTGATCCGGATCAAGAGATTCGTGACCTTACTCTGCTCAGTGATCGTGAGCGGCACGAGATGATTGAGGAACAGATGAAAGTCGTGCCAGTTCCGAGTAACTACTGTGTGCACGAGTTGATTGATCAAGCGGCAGAAAAAACACCGGATGCAGTTGCGCTTGTCCAAGGAAAGCAGACAGTGACCTACAAGGAGTTACAAGAGCAAGCGAATCGCCTGTCTTGGGCTCTGCAAAAGGAGGTGACAGATGCAGGCCGACCGATAGTTATCATGTGTGATCGTTCCCCTGAAATGATTGCTGCACTGCTGGCTATCCTCAAAGCTGGGTGTTACTATGTCCCACTTGATCCAGACTTGCCGAAAGCGCGAATCGAACAGATCGTCAGCCAGATTCAGCCTGTTCTAATTGTGACAGAGGGCAGCTATCTGGAACTCGTCGCTGATTTGCAAACAAAGGTGTTTCGTCTGGATGAACCAGCATGTTGGGCACAGGAGTTAACGCAAACACCGCAGCGAAGAGCGGCACCTTCAAGTACTGCGTATGCCATCTTTACTTCTGGTTCGACAGGTACGCCAAAAGGTGTGCGTGTAAAGCATGATCAATTAATCAACGCTCTTTGGTGGCACATTGAATTTGTCGGGTTCGGAGAGCAGACGAGAACGTTGCAGATCGCCACATTGACTTTTGACGCATCGGTTGTCGAGATTTTCTGCACACTGATCAGCGGCGGTACCCTTTGCTTGTTGCAGCGACATGAAAACAAGTCCCCGCAAAAGCTCGCGGCTGCCATCGAGGGCCAACAGGCAAACGTGATACTCGTCGTCCCTACGATGTATCACGCTTTGCTTGACCACGTGGCTGATGGCTCGATGGATTCGATACAAAAAGTATTGTGTACAGGAGAGATGCTGTCTTCTTCCTTAGTGGAACGACATGCAGCCTTGCTGCCTCAAGCGCAGATGTACAACTTGTATGGCCCAACGGAAAATAGTATCTCGGCATCTGGGTATTGTGTACCGAGACAAGGGCCTTTTGAAAACCCGCTTCCGATTGGACATCCAAGTTACAACGTTCGTGTCTTTCTTCTGGACCAAGATTTTCATCTATTGCCCAAAGGGGTAATAGGGGAAATGTACGTAGGCGGGATGGGTGTAACGGAAGGATACATCGCTGACGAGGAAAAAACCAGAGCGTCCTATATACTGACCCCGTATGGCAGGCTTTATCGTACAGGAGACTTGGCTTGCTGGACGGATGAAGGGCATCTGCAATATTTTGGCCGCAAGGATTTTCAGATCAAGATTCGCGGCAACCGCGTTGAATTGGAGGAAATTGAAGCTGTCCTGCGCCGTCAGCCTGGTGTCAGGGAAGCAGCGGTAGTGGCCATTCAGGAGTCAAAACGCGATCCTTATCTGGTTGCATGCTTGGCCGCGATGCATCCGATTGAGGAACATGTTCTTCGCGAAGCAGTGCTGACTTATTTGCCTGACTACATGCTACCTGCCTTTTTCGTCCATCTAGATGCCTTGCCTCGGACGCAGAGTGGAAAAGTAGACAAGACTGCCTTGCAACGTCTGGATTACACGCAGTATCGCACGGGAAAGGAAGAGGCCCCGGCAGATGAACTTGAGCAGCAATTGGCACAAATTTGGCGAGAGCTTTTGGCAGTCGAAAAAATAAGCGTGCATGATCATTTTTTCTCGCTAGGAGGCCACTCGCTGAAGGTCGCTCAACTCGTGACCAGATTGCAAAAAGAGAGAAAAACAGACATCACGATCAAGGATGTATTCCAGAACCCGACCATTCGACAATTAGCTGACCGCATCAGGGGTAGACAGCCGATATCCTACGCGCCGATTGATCGGGTAAGTAAAGCCGAGAGATACAGGGCTTCTTCTTCACAGAAACGAATTTTCGTGATGCATGGAATAGAAGGAGAAAGCACCAGCTACAACATGTCGGGTGTAATCGCGGTAAACGGTCATCTGGATGTAAGTCGAGTGAAAAGTGTATTTAAGGAAATCATCCAAAGGCATGAAGCATTCCGTACTTCGTTTGCGGTACAGGATGGAGAAGTGTATCAGTACATCAGCGACCATGTGCCATTTGAGATCAAAACCAGTCATAGCGACGGTAGGACATTGGACGAACTGATGGAAGACTTTCGGCAATCTTTTGATTTGACGAAAGCACCCCTTCTTCAGGTTTGCCTAGTCGAGGTCACAGCCACTCAGTATTATCTGCTGTTCAACTCTCATCATATTATTTTGGATGGCATTTCACTGAATGTGTTAATGGAAGACTTCGCTAAATTGTATGTGGGTGAAGAGCTGCCCACACTGCCCATTCAATACAAGGACTACGCCGACTGGCAGTGGCAGAAGCGGGGTAGCGAGCAGTGGAATCAGCAGGAAAAATACTGGATGGATACTTTCAGCGACCGAGTCCCGCTCATGTCTTTTCCGCTGGATTACCCGCGTCCTTCTGTTAAGACATTCCAGGGGGATCACCATACGTTCTTCCTTACTGATTCTACGTACGGTGATTTGCATGCATTTGCCAAGCAGAACGAAGTGACTGTCCATGCAGTTTTGATGTCCGCTTATTACGTGTTGCTGATGAAATACACGTCTCAGGAAGATTTCGTTGTCGGTTCACTGGTAGCTGGACGAAACCATCCCGATTTGGAGCGAATCGTCGGCGTCTTTATCAACTTCCTTCCGATACGCAATCGTCCTCGTGCCGATCTTGTGTATACCGATTTTGTACAAGAGGTTCAGCGCAGTCTGCTACTAGCCTACGAACATCAGGAGTATCCGTTTGAAGAGATTGTTGCTCGTAGCGCCGCAGGCATCCAGCAAATGCAAAATCCATTGTTTGATACGATGCTGATCTTCCATAACCAGCGGGAGCAAGAAGTGCAATTTACAGTGAGCCACGTGCAATTTGAAGAGGTTCCGCATGAATCGAAGACATCGAAACTTGACTTTAAGCTGGATATTACACCACTCGCTGATCAATTCAGGTGCGTGCTTGAATACGATACCCAGTTGTTTAAAGCGGAGACAATGGAAGGCTTCGCTGACAACTATATGCGTGTTCTCGCAGCACTTCTGAAGCATCCGAAACAGCGATTGGATGATGTTGACAGCGTACATCACCAAACAGAAAAAGAGGGCGTGATGAACCGCCTTCATCATGTCGGAGTTGCAGTTCCAGAATTGGGTCCGGCTCAAATCATGTATGGTACTCTCGGATTTGATGCAAGTGATTCCCTGCATGATCCAGAACAAAATGTGTATCTCTCCATGTGCATGAAACCAGGATGTGTGCCAATCGAGCTAATCGCTCCTGTCGATGAAACGTCACCTTGCGTTCGTTTGTTGGAAGAAAAGGGGACGGGTCCGTACCATCTATGCTTTTCGATTTCCAATATTGATCAATTTATGAAAAGTTTAGTTGATTCTGGCTTCAAATACGATTTGGTCAGCGCTCCTAAGCCAGCGGTACTTTTCAATCATAGACTCGTTGCCTTTCTCTTTCTGGAAACGGTTGGCCTGGTTGAACTTGTAGAGAGCGAGAACGTGACGCATGACGAATGGCAAAGCAGCGATCAGCGATCTGCTGTCCGGCTGCTTACACCAGATGCAGAAAAGGCACTGTCGTTCTTTACGTTCCTGGGCTATCGAGTTCACGAGAAATATCTGGATCGGCAATCTCAAGCCAGTATTATCACACTGGGCAAAGCGAGAGAGAGTAGCATCCAGTTAGTCGAGCCTCGAATGGAGCACTCACAAGAACAACGAGAGCTCATGAAAAGTGGTTCTGGCGTTTACCAAATCGAGGATCGGGTAGCGAATCTGACCGAACGGATCGACACACTGATAGCGTGCGGCATCCCCGTTTCTTTTGCAGACGGGACAGGACGTGATCTGCAACTGACAGATGCCCCGTACCTACTTTTGACTGACGGGAAATCAGCCGCAGAAAGACCTAAGCCGATTCTAGGCGAGTTTCATTCGGAAACAACGCCCATCTATTCCTTCGTTCAGGAACGTTTGCTGAAGCAGGAACAAGAAGATGGGATTGTGGCTGTCAGATGTTTTGACATCGAGCTTCGGAGCAAAATCGAACTGTCGTATATGCAGCAAGCATGGCAAGCTCTCGTGCGACGATTTCCTCTGCTGTCGCCCCAAGGCTATTCCGAACTGATTCCGCTTGCGCTTTGTGATTTACAGGAGAAAAGCGAGGCAGAGGCAACGGTATGGTTGCGAGAACGATTGATTGCCGAGCAGAAGAGGCCGTTTGAGGACAAAGCAGGAAGTTTGGTTCGAATTGAATGGATAAAGCTGGCTGCTGATCGCTATCGGTTGATTGGAAGTCTTCACAGCTCCTTTAGTGATTGGCGAGGTCTCGGACTTCTCCTGGAAGAATGGGAGGCTCTGTATCAAACGATTGCAGAGGGGCATGAACCAGATGAGGATGAACAACCTCGCTACGAAGCATTCGCCGTTTGGCAGAAAAAAATGCTTTATTACGGACATCTCGAGGCCCAGCGTCACGAGTGGTTGACAGCAGCAAATCCAGACTCTGCTCAACCATTTGGTACGGGAGGGGTAGCGAAGCGACAAGTCGAGCAGTATATCGACCCGACAGGTCACGCCGATTTGCTGCATGTAGCTGCTCATTCCAATCAGGAGCTGGGAGACATCTTGCTTGCCTCCTACCTGTTGTTGCTTCGACAGGTCACCCAATTGCCTAGTTTGACGCTTGGAGTAGTGGTGACGAATCGGACGCAAGCTGTGCTGGAACAAACGCTAGGCAACTTTGACAATATCGTACCGCTCACCATCGATATGCAGACCATCAGTTCGTTTTCACAATTATTGGATCAAACGAAGCAAGTACGTGACCGCATGCAAATGCTCGCGTTGTATCCGTCAGAGCACTGGCAAGCGACGACACACATGGAATGGCCGACACTTTTTGTTAACCAGACGATCCCGTTCAAAGCTCAGTCAGCTGTTTGGAATCGTGAAGTCAAACGGTCAGTTGAGCCAGAAATGGCAGGAAGTCCGTTAGTTCTTCAGGTAGCAGAAACTTCGGAAGGTATCCATGTCGTTTTTACCTATGATCCATCTATGCTTCAGACGGGATATGTTGAATCGCTTTCGGATCGCTATGTGAAAATCCTAAAAATGTTAGCAGAAAAATCCAAAATAAAGTAA
- the edeL gene encoding edeine non-ribosomal peptide synthetase EdeL gives MNGRMQLDLDLNEFNLLTDNEANLLTRVNQTDKPYRNKVTIAELFARQAEKTPDRVAVVEADRERTYAELHADANQLARIIKDAGVVPSQLVGILADRSSRMVAAVLAILQAGGGYVPVDPHYPRARIRYLLQDSRCKVLVTESIYLDEIIPDLPDSIETIICLDETSFHHEGYKVYTALDIRGQKDEAIAPTGSEDDVAYVIYTSGSTGAPKGVMITHKQVLNTLFWLEETFPLNETDVVAQKTSISFTDSVWELFWPLMVGSKLSILKEEDGKDPGALYDWLREQRITVTQFVPAMMNVFLAHVHSRNELDPLPHLKWVFNGGEALTANLVREWNRLFRIARIANIYGMTESAIYASVYLCTEQPDEESLRIPVGVPIANTHMFILGQTGEICPPDVKGEICIGGIGITDGYLGKPELTEKAFTYHPITGERLYRTGDVGLLSETGVFEYLGRMDDQVQVRGYRVELKEVERAVLQHPAVNQVAVLAMTDQMGMTELACYYVVQKDGVQPDGLRAHLLEWLPGYMIPSYFMELSEMPLTPHGKIDRKALPAVKPGVSSDYVPPANPIEQKLAELWADVLQIPSPGVLDHFVGQGGHSLKAIQLLSRMESDFQVKLSMRDLFDAPTIRGLANRITGSLQEMEQKPIALLSDQEYYPVTGAQERLYLLWQLEEDATSYHTPGVMRITGSLDSGRLQDVADQLVARHEALRTTFHLIEGQVKQKVHSDLSVQIETWKADEETVEKEIERFFRPFDLKQAPLLRIGLIELSSEEHLLIFDMHHIISDGISKSILLEEFCNLYQGQELPELSAQAKEFAWWQAEQAAEIGWAEHEAYWLDAFSGQPQPLAIPTDYPRPQTMTFDGDEVLTELSREWLEKLDSFTRQSSTTLYMLLLAVYSVLLSKYSNQEDIVIGCDMDGRQRGEFAPVVGMFVNTLALRNWPKKELTVQEYIGQVRQNVLSGFEHGDYPFDQLVSQIQFPRDPARNPLFDAMLTLHHAAEQQKVRLDQIEFAPYEFRRKAAMLDLALEVVKAEDHMCMHWQYNTNLYQRRTIEKMAQDFVILLEQMVAHPNLTIGQLQIGHGVVQVAQGQVDDDDFAF, from the coding sequence ATGAATGGACGTATGCAACTCGATCTGGATCTGAACGAGTTTAACCTGCTCACTGATAATGAAGCGAACTTGTTAACCCGAGTCAATCAGACAGACAAACCGTATCGCAACAAAGTAACAATCGCTGAACTGTTCGCCCGGCAAGCGGAAAAAACGCCTGATAGAGTTGCTGTGGTAGAGGCGGATCGAGAAAGAACATACGCAGAACTACACGCGGATGCAAACCAGCTAGCCCGTATCATAAAAGATGCGGGTGTAGTTCCTTCGCAACTCGTAGGAATCCTCGCAGACAGGAGCTCCCGTATGGTAGCGGCAGTTCTTGCAATCCTCCAAGCAGGTGGGGGATACGTCCCGGTTGATCCGCATTATCCCCGTGCTAGAATTCGGTATCTTTTGCAGGATAGTCGCTGCAAGGTGCTTGTAACAGAATCCATTTATCTGGATGAGATCATACCCGATCTACCTGACAGCATCGAAACGATCATTTGTTTGGACGAGACTTCCTTCCATCACGAAGGATACAAGGTCTATACAGCGCTCGATATTCGCGGTCAAAAGGATGAGGCGATAGCTCCAACAGGTTCAGAGGATGATGTTGCATATGTCATCTACACATCTGGTTCGACCGGTGCACCAAAGGGCGTCATGATTACACACAAACAGGTCTTGAATACGTTGTTTTGGTTAGAGGAGACTTTTCCGCTAAACGAGACAGACGTTGTTGCCCAAAAAACCTCGATTTCTTTTACGGACTCGGTGTGGGAATTGTTTTGGCCGCTGATGGTTGGATCAAAGCTGTCTATTTTGAAAGAGGAAGACGGGAAAGATCCGGGAGCGTTGTATGACTGGCTGCGAGAGCAACGTATTACAGTCACCCAGTTCGTTCCAGCGATGATGAATGTGTTTCTGGCTCATGTGCATTCTCGTAATGAACTAGATCCGTTGCCCCATTTGAAGTGGGTATTTAATGGAGGAGAAGCACTGACGGCTAATCTGGTTCGCGAATGGAATCGACTGTTCCGTATTGCGCGAATCGCCAATATTTACGGGATGACAGAATCAGCGATATACGCTTCCGTCTATCTTTGCACAGAACAGCCAGATGAAGAATCACTTAGAATCCCTGTTGGTGTTCCCATTGCCAATACTCATATGTTCATCCTTGGACAGACGGGGGAAATTTGTCCCCCAGATGTCAAGGGCGAGATTTGCATCGGAGGAATTGGCATCACCGATGGATATTTGGGCAAGCCTGAGTTGACCGAGAAAGCTTTTACGTATCATCCCATTACTGGCGAGCGCCTTTACCGTACTGGAGATGTCGGATTGCTCAGCGAAACGGGAGTATTTGAATATCTAGGGCGGATGGACGATCAGGTTCAAGTGCGCGGCTATCGTGTGGAACTGAAAGAAGTTGAGCGCGCCGTCCTTCAGCATCCTGCTGTGAATCAGGTAGCTGTATTGGCTATGACTGATCAAATGGGTATGACCGAACTGGCTTGCTACTATGTCGTGCAAAAGGACGGCGTTCAGCCAGATGGGCTTCGCGCGCACCTGCTGGAGTGGCTCCCCGGTTATATGATCCCGAGTTACTTTATGGAATTGTCCGAGATGCCGCTTACCCCGCATGGAAAGATCGATCGCAAAGCTTTGCCTGCTGTAAAGCCTGGCGTCAGTAGTGATTACGTGCCTCCGGCAAATCCGATCGAACAAAAGCTGGCTGAGTTGTGGGCGGATGTTTTACAAATTCCATCACCCGGTGTGCTTGATCATTTTGTTGGACAGGGAGGGCATTCACTGAAGGCCATTCAGCTTTTATCCAGAATGGAAAGTGACTTTCAAGTGAAGCTTTCTATGCGGGACCTGTTTGATGCCCCGACGATTCGTGGTTTGGCGAATCGGATCACAGGCAGCCTCCAAGAGATGGAGCAAAAACCGATCGCCTTGCTCTCTGATCAGGAATATTACCCTGTCACGGGTGCACAAGAGCGACTTTACCTGTTGTGGCAATTGGAAGAAGATGCTACCAGCTATCATACACCGGGAGTTATGCGGATCACGGGTTCCCTTGATTCCGGGCGTCTTCAAGACGTTGCAGATCAACTCGTCGCACGACATGAGGCGCTACGCACCACGTTTCATCTGATTGAAGGTCAGGTGAAGCAAAAAGTACACAGTGACCTGTCTGTACAAATCGAAACATGGAAAGCAGACGAGGAAACTGTGGAGAAGGAAATCGAACGCTTTTTCCGGCCATTCGATTTAAAGCAAGCTCCTTTGCTTCGTATCGGCCTAATTGAGCTCTCATCAGAGGAACATCTGTTGATTTTCGACATGCACCATATCATTTCAGATGGCATATCCAAGTCCATCTTGCTTGAGGAGTTTTGTAACCTCTACCAAGGACAGGAGTTGCCGGAATTGTCGGCACAGGCTAAGGAATTCGCTTGGTGGCAAGCAGAACAAGCTGCCGAGATCGGTTGGGCCGAGCATGAAGCCTACTGGTTGGATGCATTTTCCGGGCAGCCGCAACCGTTAGCAATCCCGACCGATTATCCTCGCCCGCAAACCATGACATTTGATGGAGACGAGGTGCTGACTGAGCTGTCTAGAGAATGGCTGGAAAAACTCGACTCGTTTACCCGTCAAAGTTCTACGACGCTGTACATGCTTTTGTTGGCCGTCTATTCTGTTTTGTTATCCAAATACAGCAATCAGGAAGACATCGTCATCGGCTGCGACATGGATGGTAGACAACGTGGGGAGTTTGCCCCTGTTGTAGGAATGTTTGTTAACACCTTGGCTCTGCGAAACTGGCCGAAGAAAGAATTGACCGTCCAAGAGTATATCGGGCAGGTACGTCAAAACGTGCTAAGCGGTTTTGAGCATGGAGACTATCCATTCGATCAACTCGTAAGCCAGATTCAATTCCCTCGCGATCCAGCAAGGAACCCGTTGTTTGACGCCATGCTGACCCTGCATCATGCAGCGGAGCAGCAAAAGGTCCGTCTCGATCAAATCGAGTTTGCTCCGTACGAGTTCAGACGCAAAGCTGCCATGCTCGATCTGGCTTTGGAAGTGGTTAAGGCTGAGGATCACATGTGCATGCACTGGCAATATAACACGAACCTGTATCAAAGAAGAACAATCGAGAAGATGGCTCAAGACTTTGTCATTCTTCTGGAGCAAATGGTAGCCCACCCGAACCTAACCATCGGACAACTTCAGATCGGTCATGGAGTAGTACAGGTAGCACAGGGACAAGTGGACGACGATGACTTTGCTTTTTAA